Proteins encoded by one window of Blautia luti:
- a CDS encoding V-type ATP synthase subunit I translates to MIEKMKFLSITGPKTDIDRVVNTYLSKYEIHLENALSELTAVESLSPFMEINPYKEALTVANSFYEELADPEQISVKSAPDTEQALNTIRRIQSDYQELSNTRTDLESQLAALDESLRVIRPFRNINYNLSSILKFQFIHFRFGRIEKEYYQKFEKYIYENLDTIFIKCDEDDQYIWGVYFVPEHEAQKVKAVYSSMHFERIYMPDTYEGTAKSAFEQLTQKRNRTAADLASADQKKADFLLRNREDIVASRNAIAQLSGNFDVRRLAACTHGDKDVFYILCGWMTEKDAHSFQADIKDDSRIFCIIDGEEDEHLKPGVHQQPPTKLKNPKLFKPFEMYIKMYGLPAYNEMDPTWFVALTYSFIFGAMFGDVGQGLLLFIGGFLLYKFKHITLAGIISCAGVFSTFFGFMFGSIFGFEDVIPALWLRPMNNMMTVPFIGKLNTVFIIAIGFGMGIILLCMVFNILNAWKAGDIEHIWFDTNSVAGLVFYGSAVISIALILTGHTLPGGIVLFIMFGVPLILIFLKEPLTALIEKKSKVMPKEKGMFIVQGLFEMFEVLLSYFSNTLSFVRIGAFAVSHAAMMEVVLMLAGAESGNLNWVVVVLGNLFVCGMEGLIVGIQVLRLEYYEMFSRFYKGTGRKFEPFRSVK, encoded by the coding sequence ATGATTGAGAAAATGAAGTTCCTGAGCATTACCGGTCCCAAAACTGATATTGACCGAGTGGTAAACACCTACCTTTCCAAATACGAAATCCATCTGGAAAATGCCCTTTCCGAGCTGACTGCAGTAGAGAGTCTTTCTCCATTTATGGAAATCAATCCTTACAAAGAAGCCCTCACTGTTGCTAACAGCTTTTATGAGGAACTGGCTGATCCGGAGCAGATTTCTGTCAAATCAGCACCAGATACGGAACAGGCTTTAAATACCATTCGTCGGATCCAGTCCGATTATCAGGAACTGAGCAATACCCGTACAGATCTGGAAAGCCAGCTTGCAGCACTGGATGAGTCCCTGCGGGTGATCCGTCCATTTCGAAATATCAACTACAATCTTTCCTCAATACTGAAATTCCAGTTTATACATTTCCGCTTTGGAAGGATTGAAAAAGAATACTATCAAAAATTCGAAAAGTATATTTACGAAAATCTGGACACGATCTTTATCAAATGTGATGAAGATGACCAGTATATCTGGGGTGTTTATTTTGTCCCGGAACATGAGGCTCAGAAAGTCAAGGCTGTCTACTCTTCTATGCACTTTGAGAGAATTTACATGCCGGATACCTATGAAGGTACCGCAAAATCAGCCTTCGAACAGCTGACTCAGAAGCGCAACCGTACAGCCGCTGATCTGGCATCTGCAGACCAGAAAAAAGCTGATTTTCTTCTCCGAAACAGGGAAGATATCGTGGCATCCCGCAACGCTATTGCACAGCTTTCCGGTAATTTTGATGTGCGAAGACTTGCAGCATGTACTCACGGTGACAAAGATGTTTTCTATATCTTATGTGGATGGATGACTGAGAAAGATGCGCATTCTTTCCAGGCAGATATCAAAGATGACAGCCGTATCTTCTGTATTATTGACGGTGAAGAGGATGAACATCTGAAACCTGGCGTACATCAGCAGCCGCCCACCAAATTGAAGAATCCGAAACTGTTTAAACCTTTTGAAATGTATATCAAAATGTATGGTCTTCCGGCCTACAATGAAATGGATCCCACATGGTTTGTAGCACTGACTTATTCTTTCATTTTCGGTGCAATGTTCGGTGATGTTGGACAGGGATTACTGCTCTTTATCGGCGGTTTCCTGCTTTATAAATTTAAGCATATCACACTGGCAGGCATTATCAGCTGCGCAGGTGTATTTTCCACATTCTTTGGATTTATGTTCGGAAGTATCTTCGGATTTGAAGATGTGATACCTGCTTTGTGGCTCCGTCCAATGAACAATATGATGACTGTTCCGTTTATCGGAAAGCTGAATACTGTATTTATCATTGCCATTGGTTTTGGTATGGGAATTATCCTTTTATGTATGGTATTTAACATTCTGAATGCATGGAAGGCCGGAGATATTGAACATATCTGGTTCGATACAAACTCCGTGGCAGGTCTGGTATTCTACGGATCAGCCGTGATTTCCATTGCACTGATCCTGACAGGGCACACACTTCCGGGAGGAATCGTATTGTTTATCATGTTCGGCGTGCCGCTGATCCTGATTTTCCTGAAAGAGCCGCTTACGGCACTTATTGAGAAGAAATCAAAAGTTATGCCGAAAGAAAAAGGAATGTTCATTGTTCAGGGACTTTTCGAGATGTTTGAAGTCCTGTTAAGCTACTTCTCCAATACCCTTTCCTTCGTCCGTATCGGAGCTTTCGCAGTCAGCCATGCAGCCATGATGGAAGTCGTTCTCATGCTTGCAGGCGCAGAAAGCGGAAACCTGAACTGGGTAGTAGTTGTCCTCGGAAACCTTTTTGTATGCGGTATGGAAGGTCTGATCGTTGGTATCCAGGTGCTTCGTCTGGAATATTATGAAATGTTCAGCCGCTTCTACAAAGGTACAGGACGTAAATTTGAGCCATTCCGCTCTGTAAAATAG
- a CDS encoding ATP synthase subunit C, which produces MTTIAQIILAIALVLSIILPFGYYLIGEKNRGRYKTAIGVNAFFFFGTMLIAIAVMFTGASSVQAAAGSEAGLATGMGYIAAALVTGLSCIGGGIAVASAASAALGAISEDQSILGKSLIFVGLAEGVALYGLIISFMILGQL; this is translated from the coding sequence ATGACAACAATCGCACAAATCATTTTAGCAATCGCACTGGTACTCAGCATCATTCTTCCATTTGGCTACTATCTCATCGGTGAGAAAAACCGTGGACGTTACAAAACAGCCATCGGCGTAAACGCATTCTTCTTCTTTGGAACAATGCTCATCGCCATCGCAGTTATGTTCACAGGTGCTTCTTCCGTACAGGCTGCTGCTGGTTCTGAGGCAGGTCTTGCAACAGGTATGGGCTACATCGCAGCAGCCCTTGTAACAGGTCTTTCCTGTATCGGTGGTGGTATTGCCGTTGCCAGTGCGGCAAGCGCAGCTTTAGGCGCTATCAGCGAGGATCAGAGTATCCTTGGTAAATCCCTTATCTTCGTAGGTCTTGCAGAAGGTGTTGCCCTTTACGGACTGATCATCTCCTTCATGATCCTGGGACAGTTATAA
- a CDS encoding V-type ATP synthase subunit F: MQMFLISDNIDTYTGMRLAGVEGVVVHTHDELKDALQKAISNKEIGIILLTEKFGREFPEIINDVKLHHKTPLIIEIPDRHGTGRKPDFITSYVNEAIGLKL, translated from the coding sequence ATGCAGATGTTTTTGATCAGCGACAATATCGATACTTACACAGGGATGAGACTGGCAGGTGTAGAGGGTGTCGTGGTTCACACACATGACGAATTAAAAGATGCTTTGCAGAAAGCCATCTCCAATAAAGAAATCGGAATCATACTCCTGACCGAGAAATTCGGCCGGGAGTTTCCCGAAATTATAAATGATGTAAAACTTCATCACAAGACCCCTCTGATCATCGAAATCCCCGACAGGCACGGTACTGGCCGCAAACCAGATTTTATCACTTCATATGTAAATGAGGCAATTGGACTAAAATTATAG
- a CDS encoding V-type ATP synthase subunit E, protein MTIDEKLSHFYDITVEDARAKAAAILEKHKETLEKMTEERKALSEENAQTQIKAETANARREVNKALSAEQLTIKRDWTKKQNELKEKLFSEVKGLLESFTKTPEYENYLTTKIKEALDFAENDEISIYLSPEDSSLAEKLQQSTGAAIQIAKDSFLGGIRATIPQKNILIDHSFAGNFEAAYKEFKFDGGPEHE, encoded by the coding sequence ATGACAATTGATGAAAAACTCAGCCATTTTTATGATATCACTGTAGAAGATGCCCGTGCAAAAGCTGCCGCTATTCTGGAGAAGCACAAAGAAACTCTGGAAAAAATGACAGAAGAGCGCAAGGCTCTCAGTGAAGAAAACGCCCAGACACAGATCAAAGCAGAAACCGCCAACGCCAGACGCGAAGTCAACAAGGCTCTTTCTGCAGAACAGCTCACCATCAAACGTGACTGGACCAAGAAACAGAACGAATTAAAAGAGAAACTTTTCTCTGAAGTAAAAGGACTTCTGGAATCCTTTACCAAAACCCCGGAATACGAGAACTACTTGACTACCAAGATCAAAGAAGCTCTGGATTTCGCAGAGAACGATGAAATCTCCATCTATCTCTCACCGGAAGATAGCTCTCTTGCAGAGAAACTTCAGCAGAGCACAGGTGCTGCCATCCAGATTGCGAAAGACTCATTCCTCGGCGGTATCCGCGCCACGATCCCTCAGAAGAATATCCTGATCGATCACTCTTTTGCAGGAAATTTCGAAGCAGCTTACAAAGAATTCAAATTTGACGGAGGACCAGAACATGAGTAA